One genomic region from Nostoc sphaeroides encodes:
- a CDS encoding Uma2 family endonuclease, with protein MVREYSAQRHLPPLESGDRLTRPEFERRYAAAPHIKKAELIEGIVYVASPLRHEQHGKPHSRVITWLGVYQSFTPGVDLSDAATVRLDLDNEPQPDVVLFIEPDAGGQTRLSRDGYIEGSPELIVEIAASSVAIDTGSKKQVYRRNGVLEYVIWQSYENKIEWFCLIDGDYQLLSPGADGIIRSGVFPGLWLEVEALLNNQMVRVLEVVQAGLKSPEHNAFVQQLKK; from the coding sequence ATGGTTAGAGAGTACTCAGCCCAGAGACATCTGCCTCCGCTTGAAAGTGGCGATCGCTTAACTCGTCCTGAATTTGAACGGCGTTATGCGGCTGCACCCCATATCAAGAAAGCAGAACTAATTGAAGGAATTGTTTACGTGGCATCTCCATTAAGACATGAGCAACATGGCAAACCCCATAGTCGGGTGATAACTTGGTTAGGAGTCTACCAATCATTTACTCCTGGCGTTGATTTGAGTGATGCCGCAACAGTCAGACTAGATTTAGACAATGAACCCCAGCCAGATGTAGTACTGTTTATTGAACCAGACGCAGGCGGACAAACCCGTTTGAGCCGCGACGGTTATATTGAAGGATCTCCCGAATTAATTGTTGAAATTGCCGCAAGTAGCGTTGCGATCGATACAGGAAGCAAAAAGCAGGTTTATCGTCGTAATGGAGTGTTGGAGTACGTAATCTGGCAATCTTACGAGAATAAAATTGAATGGTTTTGCCTAATTGATGGCGACTATCAATTACTATCTCCCGGCGCAGATGGAATTATTCGCTCTGGGGTGTTTCCGGGTTTGTGGTTAGAGGTGGAGGCGCTGTTAAACAATCAGATGGTGCGAGTGTTGGAGGTAGTGCAAGCGGGGTTGAAGTCACCGGAACATAATGCGTTTGTGCAGCAATTGAAGAAATAG
- a CDS encoding PIN domain-containing protein yields the protein MSKQYKIYLDACCLNRPFDDQTQSRIYLEAQAVMTILNQCQSLAWKLINSSALIAELNQTPDLERLQNVKKLLDIAKIKVINSTFIEDRAAQLQKLGFSSYDATHIASAERSKPDVFLTTDDRLFKKAQKNSQLINVLINNPVQWLAEVIQVEESNDENPK from the coding sequence ATGAGTAAACAATATAAAATCTATCTGGATGCTTGTTGTTTGAATCGTCCGTTTGATGACCAGACGCAATCTCGTATTTATTTAGAAGCACAGGCAGTTATGACAATTCTAAATCAATGTCAATCACTGGCTTGGAAACTGATCAACAGCAGTGCTTTAATCGCCGAATTAAACCAAACACCTGATTTAGAAAGACTACAAAACGTCAAAAAATTACTCGATATTGCTAAAATTAAAGTTATTAATAGCACCTTCATTGAAGACAGAGCCGCTCAACTTCAAAAATTAGGATTCTCCAGCTATGATGCCACCCACATCGCCAGCGCCGAAAGAAGTAAGCCTGATGTATTTCTCACAACAGATGACAGACTCTTCAAAAAAGCTCAAAAAAACTCTCAATTAATTAACGTATTGATTAATAATCCCGTTCAATGGCTGGCTGAAGTAATACAAGTCGAGGAAAGTAATGATGAAAACCCAAAATGA